A region from the Brassica napus cultivar Da-Ae chromosome C8, Da-Ae, whole genome shotgun sequence genome encodes:
- the LOC106425901 gene encoding PLASTID TRANSCRIPTIONALLY ACTIVE protein 6, chloroplastic — protein MSDYGCYNVTEPPIDAPRDPLYKSERDISKVFLTKHYRNRRSNDPEFVLDLEEIYVIDSKSKSITRARVLVTVPGGRKRDRKDDLLVIRDNGTSFKIIHVGERDDPTTVIEREEWTKTREDMEKHLRKLRDFSVSNWF, from the exons ATGAGTGACTATGGATGTTACAATGTTACTGAACCGCCTATTGATGCTCCTCGAGATCCTCTGTATAAATCTGAGAGGGATATATCCAAG GTTTTCTTGACGAAGCATTATCGGAATAGAAGATCAAACGACCCTGAGTTTGTGCTAGACCTTGAAGAGATCTATGTTATTGACTCCAAGTCAAAGTCAATCACCAGAGCCAGAGTTTTG GTGACAGTTCCGGGAGGACGAAAAAGGGATAGGAAGGATGACTTGCTCGTGATACGAGATAATGGAACCTCCTTTAAAATCATACACGTG GGGGAAAGAGATGACCCGACAACGGTAATAGAAAGGGAAGAGTGGACCAAAACACGAGAAGACATGGAGAAACATCTCAGAAAGCTTCGAGACTTCAGTGTCTCAAACTGGTTCTAA